One window of Marinomonas primoryensis genomic DNA carries:
- the hpf gene encoding ribosome hibernation-promoting factor, HPF/YfiA family, whose translation MYTLNISGHHVQSGEEVQELVKEKMDHLSRINNQITSIKVILNTEKHEIHELIVEASVHIPGHDLFATVKTDKQIKPALDLLVGKLEKQLIKHKAKHAGRQHHINAQDVESPVERQLQAEFDELVEREVI comes from the coding sequence ATGTATACATTGAATATTAGCGGTCACCACGTCCAATCTGGTGAAGAAGTTCAAGAACTTGTTAAAGAAAAAATGGACCACTTGTCTCGTATCAATAATCAGATAACAAGCATTAAGGTGATTCTAAATACAGAGAAACACGAGATTCATGAATTAATTGTCGAAGCCAGTGTTCATATTCCTGGTCATGATCTTTTTGCAACGGTTAAAACGGATAAACAGATTAAACCGGCCCTTGACCTCTTAGTTGGCAAGTTAGAGAAGCAGCTAATCAAACACAAAGCAAAACATGCTGGTCGACAGCACCATATTAATGCTCAGGATGTAGAGAGTCCCGTAGAGCGTCAGCTACAAGCAGAGTTCGACGAGCTTGTTGAGCGAGAAGTTATTTAA
- the leuC gene encoding 3-isopropylmalate dehydratase large subunit — translation MSGKTLYDKLWDSHLVQQRNDGSALIYIDLQLLHEVTSPQAFEGLRLAGRKPWRVSSSLATPDHNVPTTKKERISGVDGIEDPVSKIQVTTLDDNCNEFGITEFNMKDIRQGIVHVVGPEQGATLPGMTVVCGDSHTSTHGAFGALAHGIGTSEVEHVLATQCLVQKKSRNMLVRVDGELSAWVSAKDVVLAIIGAIGTAGGTGYAIEFGGTGIQSLSMEGRMTVCNMAIEAGARVGLIAVDETTINYVEGRPYAPKGEHWDIAVEAWKDLVSDKDAQFDEVVVLKSEDIKPQVTWGTSPEMVIAIDEPIPRAEDQKDPVKKEGYARAWKYMGLEGKTMLADIVLDRVFIGSCTNSRIEDLRIAAQVVKGRKVASTLKQAIVVPGSGLVKAQAEKEGLDVIFEAAGLEWREPGCSMCLAMNADKLGNGEHCASTSNRNFEGRQGFGGRTHLVSPAMAAAAAIAGHFVDVNEFVKH, via the coding sequence ATGTCAGGTAAAACCCTTTATGACAAGTTGTGGGACAGCCACCTTGTTCAACAGCGGAATGATGGCAGCGCATTGATTTATATTGATTTGCAGTTGCTTCACGAAGTAACGTCACCGCAAGCTTTTGAAGGACTTCGATTGGCTGGACGTAAGCCTTGGCGTGTCTCTTCAAGCTTAGCAACACCAGACCATAATGTGCCGACTACGAAGAAAGAGCGTATTTCTGGCGTTGATGGTATTGAAGATCCTGTGTCAAAAATTCAAGTCACAACGTTAGATGATAACTGCAATGAATTTGGTATTACCGAATTCAACATGAAGGACATACGCCAAGGAATCGTGCACGTTGTTGGGCCAGAGCAAGGCGCGACGCTTCCAGGTATGACCGTGGTTTGTGGTGATTCTCATACGTCCACACATGGAGCCTTCGGGGCCCTAGCGCACGGTATTGGAACATCGGAAGTAGAACATGTACTAGCGACGCAGTGCCTTGTGCAAAAGAAAAGCCGCAATATGTTGGTTCGGGTTGATGGCGAATTGTCAGCTTGGGTATCCGCGAAAGACGTTGTCTTGGCGATTATCGGTGCCATTGGTACCGCGGGCGGAACAGGTTACGCGATTGAATTTGGCGGTACGGGCATTCAGTCTTTATCCATGGAAGGCCGTATGACAGTTTGTAATATGGCGATTGAAGCAGGCGCTCGCGTGGGCTTGATTGCTGTAGATGAAACAACGATTAATTATGTTGAAGGCCGTCCCTATGCGCCTAAAGGCGAACATTGGGATATTGCTGTTGAAGCATGGAAAGACCTTGTTTCTGATAAAGACGCGCAATTTGACGAAGTGGTTGTACTGAAATCAGAAGATATCAAACCACAAGTCACGTGGGGAACGTCACCCGAAATGGTGATTGCTATCGATGAGCCGATTCCGCGCGCTGAAGATCAAAAAGACCCAGTGAAAAAAGAAGGTTATGCACGTGCTTGGAAATATATGGGCTTAGAAGGCAAAACCATGTTGGCCGATATAGTGCTAGATCGTGTTTTTATAGGATCATGTACCAACTCACGTATTGAAGATTTGCGCATTGCGGCCCAAGTGGTTAAAGGTCGTAAAGTCGCTTCTACGCTGAAACAAGCGATTGTGGTTCCGGGTTCTGGCTTGGTAAAGGCACAAGCTGAAAAAGAAGGCCTAGATGTAATTTTTGAAGCGGCTGGATTGGAATGGCGTGAGCCTGGTTGTTCCATGTGTTTGGCGATGAATGCGGATAAATTGGGCAATGGTGAACATTGCGCTTCTACGTCTAACCGTAATTTTGAAGGTCGCCAAGGGTTTGGTGGTCGTACGCATTTGGTTAGCCCTGCGATGGCCGCCGCCGCCGCAATTGCCGGTCATTTTGTTGATGTTAACGAATTTGTTAAACACTAA
- the leuD gene encoding 3-isopropylmalate dehydratase small subunit, protein MRPFTKHTGLAAPLDLANVDTDMIIPKQFLKSIKRTGFGKNLFDELRYEDEGQPDQECDGRPIRESFVLNHDRYKGASVLLARQNFGCGSSREHAPWALDDYGFRSIIAPSFADIFYNNCFKNGLLPIVLEAEEVDQLFAEVALRKGAQIIIDLENQTVTSPSGAIFEFIVDNFRKHCLLNGLDDIALTLEQESSIRSYEEKRMNDAPWLFLSREQ, encoded by the coding sequence ATGCGTCCCTTTACTAAGCACACAGGCTTAGCCGCTCCTTTGGATTTGGCTAACGTTGATACTGATATGATCATTCCAAAGCAGTTTTTGAAATCTATCAAACGAACTGGCTTTGGTAAAAATTTATTTGATGAGCTTCGTTACGAAGACGAAGGTCAGCCAGACCAAGAATGCGATGGTCGTCCGATCCGAGAATCGTTTGTTTTAAATCATGATCGTTACAAAGGCGCTAGTGTATTACTGGCCCGTCAAAACTTCGGTTGTGGCTCTAGCCGCGAGCATGCGCCTTGGGCGTTAGATGATTACGGTTTTCGCTCCATTATTGCGCCAAGCTTTGCGGATATTTTTTACAATAATTGTTTTAAAAATGGCTTGTTGCCAATTGTTCTGGAAGCAGAAGAAGTGGATCAATTGTTCGCTGAAGTCGCGTTAAGAAAAGGGGCTCAAATCATTATTGATCTTGAGAATCAAACGGTAACATCGCCTTCTGGTGCAATATTCGAATTCATTGTCGACAACTTCCGTAAGCATTGTTTGTTAAATGGTTTGGATGACATTGCTTTGACACTTGAGCAAGAGTCTTCTATTCGTAGTTACGAAGAAAAACGTATGAATGATGCACCATGGCTTTTCTTGTCACGTGAACAGTAA
- a CDS encoding alpha-glucosidase: MANNQEWWRGAVIYQVYPRSFFDSNNDGIGDLPGVTEKMDYIASLGVDAIWLSPFFTSPMKDFGYDVSDYCDVDPIFGSLVDFDQLIEAAHRHGLKVMIDQVLNHSSDQHPWFAESRKSHDNAKADWYVWSDANPDGTVPNNWLSVFGGPAWHWDSRRRQYYLHNFLDSQPDLNFHNPDVVNALLETVEFWLKRGVDGFRLDTANYYYHDLELRNNPPKEHVVEGSIGVRLDNPYAYQLHIYDKSRPENIAFLKKLRHLLDQYPDTTTVGEVGCDFALETMAAYTQGNDKLHMCYSFDLLTHDSSMNHIRKTMETIEASLGDGWPCWSTGNHDVERVATRWGKNHNSVAKSKIYMAMLLTLRGSVCLYQGEELGLPEAELSFDQLVDPFGIAFWPEFKGRDGCRTPIPWKNELLGGFTQSHQPWLPIAKEQRPLAVSVQEGNRHSVLHAYRDFLHVRRNHPELRHGEIEFLYHNDTTLIFLRSYQNKRLYVAINTSHQDIILPVELTLSALTLPEAIQSGYVDGSTVVLPPFSILLAAVLD, translated from the coding sequence ATGGCTAACAATCAAGAATGGTGGCGTGGCGCAGTCATTTATCAAGTGTATCCACGCAGTTTTTTCGACTCTAATAACGATGGTATTGGAGACCTTCCGGGTGTCACTGAGAAAATGGATTACATCGCATCACTGGGTGTCGACGCTATTTGGTTATCACCTTTTTTTACCTCTCCGATGAAAGACTTCGGCTATGATGTGTCAGATTACTGTGATGTAGACCCTATTTTTGGCAGCCTTGTCGACTTCGACCAACTGATTGAAGCGGCTCATCGTCATGGCCTTAAAGTGATGATAGATCAAGTGCTGAACCACAGTTCAGATCAGCACCCTTGGTTTGCGGAATCACGTAAGAGCCACGACAATGCCAAAGCAGATTGGTATGTATGGTCAGACGCCAATCCTGACGGCACCGTTCCTAATAATTGGCTTTCTGTATTTGGTGGCCCAGCATGGCACTGGGACAGTCGACGAAGACAATATTATCTTCACAACTTCTTAGACAGCCAACCAGATTTGAATTTCCATAATCCGGACGTTGTTAATGCGTTACTCGAAACCGTTGAGTTTTGGTTAAAGCGAGGCGTTGATGGTTTCCGCTTAGATACAGCAAACTACTATTATCATGACCTAGAACTGAGAAATAACCCACCAAAAGAACACGTCGTTGAAGGCAGTATCGGTGTTCGGTTAGACAACCCTTACGCCTATCAACTGCATATTTACGACAAATCCAGACCTGAAAATATTGCCTTTTTAAAGAAACTTAGACATTTACTGGATCAATACCCAGACACCACAACCGTAGGCGAAGTAGGTTGTGATTTCGCACTCGAAACTATGGCGGCTTATACCCAAGGTAACGACAAGCTGCATATGTGTTACTCGTTTGATTTACTGACGCATGACTCATCTATGAACCATATTCGTAAAACGATGGAAACCATTGAAGCCAGCTTGGGTGATGGTTGGCCATGCTGGTCGACAGGAAATCACGATGTAGAACGCGTTGCGACTCGTTGGGGAAAAAATCATAACTCTGTCGCCAAAAGTAAAATTTACATGGCTATGTTATTAACATTACGTGGCAGTGTTTGTTTGTATCAAGGTGAAGAGCTCGGACTACCTGAAGCAGAATTGTCCTTTGATCAGCTGGTAGATCCTTTTGGCATTGCTTTTTGGCCGGAATTTAAAGGCAGAGATGGCTGCAGAACACCCATTCCCTGGAAAAACGAATTGTTAGGCGGTTTTACTCAATCCCATCAGCCTTGGCTGCCCATAGCAAAAGAACAACGACCACTTGCGGTCAGTGTACAGGAAGGAAATCGGCATTCTGTATTGCACGCTTATCGTGATTTTTTACACGTAAGACGCAATCACCCTGAACTACGTCATGGCGAGATTGAATTTTTGTATCACAATGACACGACACTGATCTTTCTTCGAAGTTATCAAAACAAACGTCTCTATGTGGCAATCAACACATCACACCAGGACATAATTTTGCCTGTCGAACTGACTCTCTCGGCCTTAACACTGCCAGAAGCCATTCAAAGTGGTTATGTGGATGGCAGTACCGTAGTACTACCACCATTCAGCATTTTACTTGCTGCCGTGTTGGACTAA
- the asd gene encoding aspartate-semialdehyde dehydrogenase produces MSKHTVGLVGWRGMVGSVLMQRMKEEKDFDHIDPVFFTTSQTGQKGPEIGKDIPLLQDASDIEALKKMDIIITCQGGDYTKAIYPQLRKAGWKGYWIDAASSLRMDKDAIIVLDPVNLNVIKQGLSDGIKTFVGGNCTVSLMLLALGGLFEKGHIEWMTSMTYQAASGGGARHMRELINQMGMLQGAVATELADPASAILEIDRKVAEKMRSGTLPTDQFGVPLAGSLIPYIDSQLDNGQSREEWKAQAECNKILGIDGKPIPVDGLCVRIGAMRCHSQAYTIKLNKDIPVADIEGMLAQHNEWVSVVPNDKQATMERLTPTAATGTLNIPVGRIRKLNMGPEYISAFSVGDQLLWGAAEPLRRMLRILLND; encoded by the coding sequence ATGTCAAAACACACTGTAGGTTTAGTCGGATGGCGCGGAATGGTCGGTTCTGTGTTGATGCAACGTATGAAGGAAGAAAAAGACTTTGATCATATTGATCCAGTTTTCTTTACAACATCTCAAACGGGGCAGAAAGGTCCAGAAATTGGTAAAGATATTCCATTACTTCAAGATGCAAGCGACATTGAAGCATTGAAAAAGATGGATATTATTATTACCTGTCAAGGCGGGGATTATACCAAGGCTATTTACCCTCAGTTGCGTAAGGCGGGTTGGAAAGGTTACTGGATTGATGCCGCGTCTTCATTGCGCATGGATAAAGACGCCATTATTGTACTTGATCCTGTTAACTTAAATGTTATCAAGCAAGGTTTGAGCGATGGCATTAAAACTTTTGTGGGTGGTAACTGTACGGTTAGCTTGATGCTGTTGGCATTAGGTGGGTTGTTTGAGAAAGGCCACATTGAGTGGATGACCTCTATGACTTACCAAGCTGCTTCTGGTGGTGGTGCACGCCATATGCGCGAATTGATCAATCAAATGGGTATGTTGCAAGGTGCTGTTGCGACAGAGCTTGCAGATCCTGCTAGTGCGATTCTTGAGATTGATCGTAAAGTCGCAGAAAAAATGCGCTCCGGTACATTACCCACCGATCAATTTGGTGTGCCATTAGCGGGCTCTTTGATCCCTTACATCGACAGCCAGCTTGATAACGGCCAAAGCCGCGAAGAGTGGAAAGCACAAGCTGAGTGTAACAAAATCTTAGGCATCGACGGCAAACCAATTCCAGTTGACGGTTTATGTGTTCGTATCGGTGCAATGCGTTGTCATAGTCAGGCTTATACCATCAAGCTAAACAAAGACATTCCTGTTGCTGACATCGAAGGCATGCTTGCTCAGCATAATGAGTGGGTTAGCGTTGTCCCTAACGATAAGCAAGCGACAATGGAGCGTTTAACACCAACAGCGGCAACGGGGACACTGAATATTCCAGTAGGTCGTATTCGTAAGTTGAATATGGGGCCTGAATACATCAGTGCATTCTCGGTTGGTGATCAATTGTTATGGGGAGCGGCTGAGCCACTTCGTCGTATGTTGCGCATATTACTGAATGACTAG
- the leuB gene encoding 3-isopropylmalate dehydrogenase: MTKNVLVLPGDGIGPEIVAQAVRVLDAVNAQFSLNIVHESALVGGSAYDETGSPLPEATLAKAKAADAILLGAVGGPKWDKLDMSVRPEKGLLGLRSNLELFSNLRPAILYPQLADASSLKPEIVAGLDILIVRELTGGIYFGQPRGIRVLENGEREGFNTYVYNESEIRRIGRSAFEAARLRDKRVCSIDKSNVLEVTVLWKEVMEEVAKEYPDVELTHMLVDNAAMQLVRAPKQFDVMVTGNMFGDILSDAAAMLTGSIGMLPSASLNAEGRGMYEPCHGSAPDIAGKGIANPLATILSVAMMLRYSLDAKDAADAIEAAVSKVLDLGLRTADIASKGCETVSTQAMGDAVLAALKA, encoded by the coding sequence ATGACTAAAAATGTATTGGTATTACCGGGTGACGGCATTGGTCCAGAAATTGTGGCACAAGCGGTTCGCGTCTTGGATGCAGTGAACGCACAGTTCTCTTTGAACATCGTTCACGAAAGTGCGCTGGTTGGTGGTTCTGCTTATGACGAAACAGGTTCTCCATTACCAGAAGCGACTTTGGCTAAAGCCAAAGCGGCGGATGCTATTTTACTCGGTGCGGTGGGTGGTCCTAAATGGGATAAATTGGACATGTCGGTTCGCCCTGAAAAAGGCTTGCTTGGATTACGTTCTAACCTTGAGTTGTTTTCTAATCTTCGTCCTGCGATTTTGTACCCGCAGTTAGCTGATGCGTCTAGCTTGAAACCAGAAATCGTTGCTGGCTTGGATATTCTTATTGTTCGCGAATTAACGGGCGGTATTTATTTCGGTCAGCCTCGTGGTATTCGCGTTCTAGAAAATGGTGAGCGCGAAGGTTTTAATACCTATGTTTACAATGAGTCAGAGATTCGCCGTATAGGGCGTTCTGCTTTTGAAGCAGCGCGTTTACGTGATAAGCGAGTCTGTTCTATTGATAAGTCCAACGTGCTGGAAGTGACCGTCCTTTGGAAAGAAGTGATGGAAGAAGTGGCGAAAGAGTACCCTGACGTCGAATTAACACACATGCTAGTTGATAATGCTGCGATGCAGCTTGTTCGTGCACCAAAACAGTTTGATGTAATGGTTACTGGCAATATGTTTGGTGATATCCTTTCTGATGCTGCTGCTATGTTGACAGGTTCTATTGGTATGCTACCTTCTGCTTCTCTAAATGCTGAAGGCCGCGGTATGTATGAGCCATGTCATGGTTCTGCGCCAGATATTGCGGGCAAAGGAATCGCTAACCCATTGGCGACAATTTTGTCAGTTGCTATGATGTTGCGTTATTCTTTAGACGCAAAAGATGCGGCAGATGCTATTGAGGCGGCAGTAAGTAAGGTTCTAGACCTAGGTCTAAGAACCGCAGATATTGCATCGAAAGGGTGCGAAACTGTTAGTACGCAAGCCATGGGCGATGCGGTTCTAGCAGCATTAAAAGCGTAA
- a CDS encoding LysR family transcriptional regulator, translating to MIDIAELLTFIKVAETSSFSEAASKLFLTQPAISKRIAALESNLGVRLFDRIGRQVQLTEAGIRLLPKARKMAEDLQDIKRSMTLQMQDVSGELRLSTSHHVGLRRLPKSLKRFQEDFPSAHLEIEFTQSEEAYQDVLKGRAELGIITLSNKENPLIESLPIWSDPLTCVVSKDHPLALSKKLSLIELAQHACVLPNKNTFTRQIAEQVFGKQGLKPKVRMNTNNLETLAMLVSIGWGWSLLPSTLVDEKLVVLNIADLNVERKLGVIHHKQRTLSRAAIAFIELLKSDGTNL from the coding sequence ATGATAGACATTGCTGAACTACTTACCTTCATTAAAGTCGCTGAAACTAGCTCATTTTCAGAAGCGGCCTCTAAACTTTTTTTAACACAACCAGCGATAAGTAAACGCATTGCCGCACTTGAAAGTAACCTAGGTGTACGACTTTTTGATCGTATTGGACGCCAAGTACAATTAACCGAAGCTGGGATACGTTTATTACCCAAGGCAAGAAAAATGGCGGAAGATTTACAAGACATAAAGCGCAGTATGACATTACAAATGCAAGATGTGAGCGGCGAACTACGTCTTTCGACCAGCCATCATGTCGGTTTGCGACGTTTACCAAAATCCCTCAAACGCTTTCAAGAGGACTTTCCGAGCGCACACTTAGAGATTGAATTTACCCAATCAGAAGAGGCTTACCAAGATGTTCTAAAAGGACGAGCTGAACTGGGTATTATCACGCTATCCAATAAAGAAAACCCGTTGATTGAGTCATTACCAATTTGGTCTGATCCGCTGACTTGTGTTGTCAGCAAAGATCATCCTCTGGCCTTATCTAAAAAACTAAGCTTAATAGAATTAGCACAGCACGCTTGTGTTTTACCCAATAAAAATACGTTTACTAGGCAAATCGCAGAACAAGTTTTTGGCAAACAAGGGCTAAAACCTAAAGTTCGGATGAACACCAATAATTTAGAAACGCTTGCTATGCTCGTCAGTATTGGCTGGGGGTGGTCACTCCTTCCCTCGACCTTGGTCGATGAAAAGCTGGTGGTATTGAACATTGCAGACTTGAACGTAGAGAGGAAACTTGGTGTCATTCATCATAAACAAAGAACACTCAGTCGAGCTGCCATCGCTTTTATTGAACTGCTAAAAAGCGATGGCACCAATTTATAA
- a CDS encoding MFS transporter, giving the protein MFSEKARPVAWPLFFFYFFFCAFIGVMMPYISLYYKSIGLTASEIGRLMSTFTLSGILIPHFWGWLTAKIGLPKRILQLGILGCFIAVIPFNWSDQFETLWFLTCTMALFYSALIPMTDSLAVRSIRHLDVPYTRLRVGGSIGYVVAVAGGGFLIGQFGIGIVIPTMCVCLALAVVTSYFLKEQAYEINPHKESMSFLSLVKTPESMLFFALAFLAFMSHAPFNVFFAVHLSNLGYSGEHIGLLMALGVVIEIVLFLFFGNTIKQFHVVHIITLCFVCGIVRWFLVGWFASIVWVLIFTQLLHSITFALFHMVSIEQIRRLFPERYASQGQAMYSAFAIGLGGGIGMVITGYLWEWAGGAWAFTAASMTSALALIILIISQRR; this is encoded by the coding sequence ATGTTTTCAGAAAAAGCTCGCCCTGTGGCTTGGCCTTTATTCTTCTTCTACTTTTTTTTCTGTGCGTTTATCGGCGTGATGATGCCTTATATTTCGCTGTACTATAAGTCGATTGGTTTAACCGCGTCCGAGATTGGCCGCTTGATGTCGACGTTTACTTTATCCGGTATTTTAATTCCGCATTTTTGGGGCTGGCTAACGGCCAAAATAGGCTTGCCTAAACGTATTCTTCAGTTGGGGATTTTAGGTTGTTTTATTGCCGTCATTCCTTTTAATTGGAGTGATCAATTTGAAACGCTGTGGTTCCTAACCTGCACAATGGCATTGTTTTATTCTGCATTAATTCCTATGACGGATTCGTTAGCAGTGAGAAGTATTCGCCATTTGGATGTACCTTATACTCGATTAAGAGTAGGTGGTTCCATAGGTTATGTTGTCGCCGTGGCGGGTGGTGGTTTTCTGATAGGCCAATTTGGCATTGGTATTGTTATTCCAACTATGTGCGTTTGCTTGGCATTGGCGGTGGTTACATCGTATTTCTTAAAAGAGCAAGCGTATGAAATTAACCCTCATAAAGAATCAATGTCTTTTCTTTCCTTGGTGAAAACGCCGGAGTCTATGCTGTTTTTTGCATTGGCTTTTTTGGCTTTTATGTCTCATGCGCCTTTCAATGTTTTTTTTGCCGTTCATTTATCGAATCTTGGCTACAGCGGTGAACATATCGGTCTTTTAATGGCGCTGGGTGTGGTCATTGAAATTGTACTGTTCCTGTTTTTTGGTAATACGATTAAACAATTTCATGTTGTTCATATTATTACGCTGTGTTTTGTCTGCGGTATCGTTCGTTGGTTCTTGGTGGGGTGGTTTGCGTCTATCGTGTGGGTGCTCATTTTCACGCAGCTGCTTCACAGCATAACGTTTGCGCTTTTTCATATGGTGTCAATCGAACAAATTAGACGTCTTTTCCCTGAACGTTATGCCAGTCAAGGGCAAGCCATGTACAGTGCTTTTGCCATCGGTTTAGGCGGTGGGATTGGCATGGTTATCACTGGTTATTTATGGGAATGGGCTGGTGGGGCTTGGGCATTTACGGCCGCGTCTATGACCAGCGCCTTGGCGCTTATCATTCTTATTATTAGTCAGCGTCGTTAA
- a CDS encoding YoaK family protein — MLSRLPRWVEYGAFMLALVAGSVNAVALLGFQHQAVSHLSGTATLIGSAMLNPDAGVLLHLIGILLSFVMGSAISGFMLTETSLKLGRFYDVLLVIEAVFLMVAMYLLLNNYTSGHYFASAACGLQNALATTYSGAVVRTTHLTGIFTDLGIMLGGAFQGKVLDKRKVFLFIIIVVGFILGGCLGAWLFLTFGFYALCVPSALCVCLAILYRSYNVRLIRD, encoded by the coding sequence GTGTTATCGCGACTGCCAAGGTGGGTTGAATACGGTGCATTTATGCTGGCTCTGGTGGCTGGAAGTGTCAATGCGGTCGCATTATTGGGGTTTCAGCACCAAGCTGTGTCGCATTTGTCAGGGACTGCTACACTCATAGGAAGTGCGATGTTAAACCCAGACGCAGGAGTACTTCTTCACCTAATTGGAATATTACTAAGCTTTGTTATGGGCTCGGCTATTTCCGGTTTTATGCTGACAGAGACGTCGTTAAAGTTGGGTCGATTTTATGATGTGCTGTTGGTCATTGAAGCTGTTTTTTTAATGGTCGCTATGTATTTATTATTAAATAATTACACTTCGGGACACTATTTTGCGTCGGCGGCGTGCGGGCTTCAAAACGCACTTGCGACCACCTACAGTGGCGCTGTTGTGCGAACAACCCATCTAACGGGTATATTTACAGATTTAGGCATTATGTTAGGAGGGGCCTTTCAGGGGAAGGTACTAGATAAGCGCAAAGTGTTCTTGTTTATTATTATTGTCGTTGGCTTTATTTTAGGTGGTTGTCTGGGAGCCTGGTTGTTCTTGACGTTTGGGTTTTACGCATTGTGTGTTCCATCGGCACTTTGTGTATGTCTTGCGATTTTGTATCGTTCATATAATGTACGATTAATTCGAGATTAA